One stretch of Brevibacillus laterosporus DNA includes these proteins:
- a CDS encoding YitT family protein — protein sequence MPKQHKKTTLSSFLLKFIFITIGAIMMGVSLELFLVPNKVIDGGIAGISIMMSSITNLPLGLFLFFFNLPFLIVGFKQIGKTFAISTLYGIAVMSVTTAMLHHVPAFTNEKMLAVMFGGVILGVGVGLVIRFGGTLDGTEIVAILLSKKTKIPVGQLIMFINVFIFIMAGFVFEWDSAMYSIFTYYIAFKLIDIVVEGLNESKSVTIISKEYEEISEAINARLGRSTTYIYARGGYSKEKTQMIYCVVTRLEVAKLRAIIHEIDNNAFIAIEHVSDVTGGNFTKKDIH from the coding sequence ATGCCTAAGCAACACAAAAAAACGACCCTATCTTCGTTTTTACTAAAGTTTATCTTTATTACCATCGGAGCTATTATGATGGGTGTGTCACTGGAGCTTTTCCTTGTTCCTAACAAAGTGATCGACGGAGGAATTGCCGGGATATCCATTATGATGTCTTCCATCACTAATTTACCGTTGGGACTATTTCTTTTCTTCTTCAACTTACCGTTTTTGATTGTGGGATTTAAGCAGATTGGTAAAACCTTTGCTATTTCTACTTTGTATGGAATCGCGGTTATGTCTGTAACGACTGCCATGCTCCATCATGTACCCGCATTTACGAATGAAAAAATGCTCGCTGTAATGTTTGGTGGGGTTATTCTCGGGGTGGGTGTAGGTCTGGTCATCCGTTTTGGGGGTACATTAGATGGAACAGAAATCGTTGCAATTCTGCTTTCCAAAAAAACAAAAATCCCTGTTGGTCAGCTTATCATGTTTATCAACGTGTTTATTTTTATCATGGCTGGTTTTGTGTTTGAATGGGATTCCGCCATGTATTCTATTTTTACCTATTATATAGCATTCAAACTGATTGATATCGTCGTAGAGGGTTTAAATGAATCCAAATCAGTGACGATTATTTCGAAAGAATACGAAGAAATCTCTGAGGCAATCAATGCTCGTTTGGGTCGCAGTACGACTTATATCTACGCACGAGGTGGATATAGTAAGGAAAAGACCCAAATGATCTATTGTGTTGTTACGCGTCTGGAGGTGGCTAAGCTTCGAGCCATCATTCACGAGATTGATAATAATGCTTTCATAGCCATTGAGCATGTATCTGATGTAACAGGCGGAAATTTTACTAAAAAAGATATTCATTAA
- a CDS encoding DMT family transporter yields MERPIIPPYFALFLAVLAISTSAIFVKLSSAPAPVIATYRLLFSVILTVPFMFMTKGAWREIIQLTSKQWILSILSGGFLAAHFLLWFDSLNYTSIASSTVLVTLQPLFAFIGGYYLFKERLSKMAISGGLFAIMGSFVIGWGDFRVGGLALYGDLLALLAAFVVTLYWLIGQYLRSGISSTVYSFVVYFISTVFLLGHSLFYGHPLTGYQLADWGWFICLAFFPTLLGHSILNWVIKWLNTTTVSVGILFEPIGTCILAYFIFGDIVTLPQWIGGFIILFGIFLFIRFNKSKEELDQNETT; encoded by the coding sequence ATGGAGAGACCTATCATACCGCCTTATTTTGCCTTATTTTTAGCTGTTCTAGCCATTTCCACTTCTGCTATCTTTGTTAAACTATCATCAGCTCCAGCACCGGTCATTGCTACCTATCGGCTGTTATTTTCCGTTATATTAACCGTCCCTTTTATGTTCATGACCAAAGGAGCTTGGCGAGAAATCATTCAATTAACCAGCAAACAGTGGATATTAAGTATTCTATCTGGGGGGTTTCTAGCGGCTCATTTCCTACTCTGGTTTGATTCGCTTAACTATACCTCCATCGCTAGTTCTACAGTGCTTGTCACGTTACAACCGTTATTTGCTTTTATTGGTGGATATTACCTATTCAAGGAACGCTTGAGTAAAATGGCTATATCTGGCGGCCTTTTTGCCATTATGGGTAGCTTCGTAATTGGTTGGGGAGATTTTCGTGTAGGGGGATTGGCTCTATACGGAGATTTGTTGGCATTACTTGCAGCTTTTGTAGTGACGTTATACTGGCTCATCGGGCAGTATCTTCGCAGTGGTATTTCATCAACCGTGTATAGCTTCGTTGTCTATTTCATTAGTACTGTCTTTTTACTTGGTCACAGTTTATTTTATGGACATCCACTCACAGGATATCAGCTCGCGGACTGGGGCTGGTTTATCTGTTTAGCTTTCTTCCCTACCTTGCTTGGTCACTCTATATTGAACTGGGTCATCAAATGGTTAAACACAACCACAGTTTCCGTAGGGATTCTTTTTGAACCGATTGGTACTTGCATCCTTGCTTATTTCATTTTCGGTGATATCGTCACCTTGCCTCAATGGATTGGTGGCTTCATTATTCTGTTCGGGATTTTCCTTTTTATCCGCTTTAATAAGTCAAAGGAGGAACTAGATCAAAATGAAACGACGTAG
- the polA gene encoding DNA polymerase I, protein MSHFVLIDGNSIANRAFYALPLLSTSQGLHTNAVLGFTTMLLKVIDEMKPTHILVAFDAGKVVFRHSEYTEYKGGRAKTPSELSEQFPLIRELLDAFSIKRFELEGYEADDIIGTLTLRAENEQMKTTVITGDKDMLQLVSSHVSTAITRKGISEIELYSTEEIFEKYGLKPEQIIDLKGLMGDSSDNIPGVPGVGEKTALKLLHQYGSVEEVLANIDQLSGKKLQENLRNNVEQAKMSKSLATIMRDTPVTISITDSEYTGYEPDQLIEFFKKMEFKSLLSKVKGASSVADSYGQGESSAEASEGSSKGTSQSDKSFTYTMVEEGKLADYEPLLTSPMSLVVEMDGENYHYAPIVGFGLATEEQALFVPYETAKNWTAFTEWLQDTSKQKWVFDGKRETVGLCWHELDLKGIDFDLFLASYLINASESNPTLSDATAKFSSVKVASDDDIYGKGAKRSLPSMELISEHVARKASALWQSVLQAREELTTNQLTELYTNIEQPLSLVLADMEEVGVLVNQEQLYQMGEELDKQLEILTEKIYEQAGTTFNINSPKQLGEILFERMGIPPEKKTKTGYSTSADVLEKLAQKYPIVIDILTYRQLGKLRSTYIEGLLKEIHGKTGRVHTRFNQATTATGRLSSTEPNLQNIPIRLEEGRKIRKAFVPTNENCYILAADYSQIELRILAHISKDANLIDAFVNDMDIHTRTAMDVFGVSEDEVTSLMRRQAKAVNFGIVYGISDFGLSQNLNITRKEAAEFIARYFDVFAGVQNYMEDIKHQAKKDGYVTTLLHRRRYLPDIASKNFNLRSFAERTAMNTPIQGTAADIIKLAMIRMQEALAESRLKSRMLLQVHDELVFEVPEDELETMQKLVADVMEGALQLDVPLKVDVNYGETWYDAK, encoded by the coding sequence ATGAGCCATTTTGTGCTGATTGATGGGAATAGTATCGCCAACCGTGCCTTTTATGCGTTGCCGTTGCTGTCCACCTCACAAGGACTACACACGAATGCTGTGCTTGGTTTTACGACCATGTTGCTAAAAGTAATAGATGAAATGAAACCGACTCATATTTTAGTTGCTTTTGATGCAGGTAAAGTGGTGTTTCGCCACTCTGAATATACAGAGTACAAGGGAGGACGCGCTAAGACTCCTTCTGAACTATCCGAGCAATTTCCATTAATTCGCGAGTTGTTAGACGCGTTTTCGATAAAAAGATTTGAATTGGAAGGCTATGAAGCTGACGATATTATTGGAACGCTAACATTACGTGCGGAAAATGAACAAATGAAAACGACTGTAATTACCGGGGATAAAGATATGCTTCAACTGGTGTCCTCACACGTATCTACAGCCATTACGAGAAAAGGTATAAGTGAAATCGAGCTGTATTCTACGGAAGAAATTTTTGAGAAATATGGATTGAAGCCCGAACAGATCATTGACTTGAAAGGGTTGATGGGCGATAGTTCCGATAATATTCCAGGTGTTCCAGGGGTAGGAGAGAAGACGGCTCTTAAACTATTGCATCAATATGGTTCTGTTGAAGAGGTGCTAGCTAACATCGATCAGTTGTCTGGTAAAAAATTACAGGAAAATCTACGTAACAATGTGGAGCAAGCAAAGATGAGTAAATCACTTGCAACCATTATGCGAGATACTCCGGTAACCATAAGTATTACAGATTCCGAATACACGGGATACGAGCCTGACCAGCTAATTGAGTTCTTCAAAAAGATGGAATTTAAATCGCTACTTTCTAAAGTAAAAGGTGCTAGTAGTGTTGCTGATAGTTATGGACAAGGGGAAAGCAGCGCTGAAGCTTCTGAAGGTTCTTCTAAGGGCACTTCTCAATCAGATAAGTCATTCACTTATACCATGGTAGAAGAAGGCAAGCTGGCCGATTATGAGCCTCTGTTGACCTCTCCAATGAGCTTGGTAGTAGAGATGGACGGGGAGAACTATCATTATGCCCCCATTGTTGGTTTTGGTTTAGCTACAGAAGAGCAAGCTTTGTTTGTACCATATGAAACCGCCAAAAATTGGACAGCCTTTACGGAATGGTTGCAAGATACTTCCAAACAGAAATGGGTCTTTGATGGGAAACGTGAAACGGTTGGTCTTTGCTGGCATGAATTGGATTTAAAGGGGATTGATTTTGATTTATTCCTCGCTTCCTATTTGATTAATGCAAGTGAGAGCAATCCTACACTGTCAGATGCCACTGCCAAGTTCTCGTCTGTCAAAGTAGCTTCCGATGATGATATCTACGGCAAAGGGGCAAAGCGAAGCCTACCGTCCATGGAGCTCATTAGTGAACACGTAGCACGTAAGGCGTCGGCTTTATGGCAAAGTGTTCTTCAAGCAAGAGAAGAGCTGACGACTAACCAATTAACAGAGCTTTACACAAATATTGAACAGCCTCTTAGTCTCGTGCTAGCTGATATGGAAGAAGTCGGGGTTTTGGTTAATCAGGAGCAGTTGTATCAGATGGGCGAAGAGCTAGACAAACAGCTGGAGATTTTGACTGAGAAAATTTATGAGCAAGCAGGTACAACGTTTAACATCAATTCACCGAAGCAATTAGGTGAAATTTTGTTTGAACGAATGGGGATTCCACCTGAGAAGAAAACCAAGACAGGTTATTCTACCAGCGCAGATGTGCTAGAGAAGCTGGCGCAAAAGTACCCAATCGTTATTGATATTCTTACTTACCGTCAATTAGGTAAGCTACGTTCTACCTATATTGAAGGGTTACTTAAAGAGATTCATGGCAAAACAGGTAGAGTGCATACGCGCTTTAATCAGGCTACCACTGCGACTGGACGACTTAGTAGCACTGAGCCTAATCTGCAAAACATCCCGATTCGTTTGGAAGAGGGGCGTAAAATCAGAAAAGCTTTTGTTCCAACAAACGAAAACTGTTATATCCTCGCCGCCGATTATTCGCAGATCGAGCTAAGAATTTTGGCACATATTTCGAAGGACGCAAACCTGATTGACGCTTTCGTCAACGATATGGACATTCACACACGGACAGCGATGGATGTTTTTGGAGTGAGTGAAGACGAAGTAACTTCCTTGATGCGTCGTCAAGCAAAGGCTGTTAACTTTGGAATTGTTTACGGAATTAGTGACTTTGGCCTCTCTCAGAACTTAAATATAACGCGCAAGGAAGCGGCTGAATTTATAGCCCGCTATTTTGATGTTTTTGCAGGCGTTCAGAATTACATGGAAGATATTAAGCATCAGGCAAAGAAAGATGGCTATGTAACGACTTTACTGCACCGCCGTCGTTATCTACCGGATATTGCTAGCAAAAACTTTAATCTGCGTTCCTTTGCAGAGCGTACCGCTATGAATACCCCGATTCAAGGAACCGCTGCCGATATAATTAAGCTGGCGATGATTCGGATGCAAGAGGCCTTGGCAGAGAGTCGGCTAAAAAGTCGCATGCTTCTTCAGGTACACGATGAATTAGTTTTTGAGGTTCCAGAAGATGAGTTAGAAACAATGCAAAAATTGGTGGCCGACGTGATGGAAGGCGCTCTTCAACTGGATGTTCCACTTAAAGTGGATGTAAATTATGGGGAGACCTGGTATGACGCCAAATAG